From Musa acuminata AAA Group cultivar baxijiao chromosome BXJ3-8, Cavendish_Baxijiao_AAA, whole genome shotgun sequence, one genomic window encodes:
- the LOC135582316 gene encoding formin-like protein 3 isoform X1 translates to MDAKIIGVFIASFSLLCVLVMKGSVGRLGIKRLLLGWGDSKLMGPMLHEDTGSMCVSEVMISLPPDIKHEVIKCLVRKGFHFDISGEYYRLENMYFECLELIHSCHPVLRRHLADMPQNTAPAMSPASGPSPASALSPNTRVEQQTPTPTRSPSYDLAPASSPPPNQQISVLPTNISPSEPSKTNPGVASFLHEEEQKNKIKLIIIAVLISSAGTTLLLACVFCCYQKCCRQNNSSIKERDEGALLHVGLHDLAGSPIKSFGPVVSNHNDKHGDFSGYHCTPAVPSFGLKGASEPKAHLPHPPGGSTLSTINLPAQSPVVPPPPPAAVPPPPAIPPPSAPRPPLPNRKIGARPPPPPPKATHPSQGSSRTTQPSNLGPNHLGSLDGDGDDTAPKTKLKPFFWDKVLANPDQSNVWHQIRSGSFQFDEDMIETLFSYSSAGGKNNGKGKKESPPGETSTQYIQLLDPKKSQNLAISLKALGVKKQEVHDALMEANELPTALLQTLLRMQPTTDEELKLRLYDGDLSLLGPAEQFLKDLVHIPLAYKRMDVLLFMSTLREDVSSIKESFETLEVACTELRSNRLFLKLLEAVLKTGNRMNDGTYRGGAQAFKLDTLLKLSDVKGADGKTTLLHFVVQEIIRSEGVRAVRLARQSGNMSCLTNYSLNSDDFGEHSPRESGEDYHDIGLKVVSCLSSELQNVKKAAGLDADAITSAVASFGHRLMENKEFLNTDMKSLEENSGFHHSLQCFVENAEVAINFLLEEERRIRSLVQNTTDYFQGNTGKEEGLRLFVIVRDFLGMLDKACKEIRESPNKVSKTPKVKGSPRAAPIPDPRQLLFPAIVDQRVDSSSSDEEGP, encoded by the exons ATGGATGCGAAAATTATCGGGGTTTTCATTGCTTCTTTTAGTTTGTTGTGTGTTCTGGTGATGAAAGGATCGGTAGGGAGGCTGGGGATAAAGAGATTGCTGTTGGGATGGGGAGATTCTAAGTTGATGGGTCCTATGTTGCACGAAGACACG GGTTCCATGTGTGTTTCTGAAGTCATGATATCTCTACCCCCTGACATAAAACATGAAGTTATCAAATGTCTTGTTAGGAAAGGATTCCACTTTGATATTTCTGGTGAATATTATAGACTGGaaaatatgtattttgagtgttTGGAATTGATACATAGTTGCCATCCTGTTCTAAGAAGACATTTAGCAGATATGCCTCAAAATACTGCACCTGCCATGTCTCCAGCTTCAGGACCTTCTCCTGCTTCAGCTTTGTCACCTAATACAAGGGTTGAACAGCAAACACCCACTCCAACTCGATCACCATCTTATGATCTTGCACCTGCAAGCTCTCCACCTCCCAATCAGCAGATATCAGTTTTGCCCACTAACATTTCTCCATCAGAACCATCCAAAACAAATCCAGGTGTTGCTTCATTTTTACACGAGGAGGAGCAAAAAAACAagattaaattaattattattgctGTGCTGATATCTTCAGCTGGGACAACTCTTCTTCTTGCATGTGTATTCTGTTGTTATCAGAAATGCTGTAGACAAAATAACTCCTCCATAAAGGAAAGGGATGAAGGGGCCCTCTTGCATGTAGGCTTACATGACTTGGCTG GCTCACCAATAAAATCATTTGGACCAGTGGTTTCAAATCATAACGATAAACATGGAGATTTTTCAG GATATCACTGTACTCCAGCTGTTCCATCTTTTGGTCTCAAAGGTGCTTCTGAACCGAAGGCACATCTTCCTCATCCTCCTGGGGGGTCTACTCTTTCAACTATTAACCTTCCTGCACAATCTCCTGTTGTCCCACCTCCACCACCTGCTGCTGTCCCTCCTCCACCTGCTATCCCTCCACCATCTGCTCCACGACCACCATTACCAAACCGAAAGATTGGTGCTcggcctcctccaccaccaccaaaaGCTACTCATCCATCTCAAGGAAGTTCAAGAACTACACAACCATCAAATCTTGGACCCAATCATTTAGGAAGCCTCGATGGAGATGGCGATGACACTGCTCCTAAGACAAAGCTGAAGCCATTCTTTTGGGATAAAGTTCTTGCAAACCCGGATCAGTCCAATGTCTGGCATCAGATTAGATCAGGATCTTTTCA GTTTGATGAAGATATGATAGAAACACTATTTAGCTACAGTTCTGCTGGTGGTAAGAACAATGGCAAAGGGAAGAAGGAATCCCCCCCTGGTGAAACATCTACTCAGTATATTCAGCTTCTTGATCCAAAGAAGTCACAGAATTTGGCAATATCATTAAAGGCTTTGGGTGTCAAAAAACAAGAAGTCCATGATGCACTCATGGAAG CAAATGAGCTTCCTACCGCTCTTCTGCAAACATTGTTGAGAATGCAACCAACAACAGATGAAGAGTTGAAGCTTCGGCTGTATGATGGTGATTTGTCATTACTGGGACCAGCAGAACAATTCCTGAAGGACTTAGTTCATATTCCTCTTGCCTACAAAAGGATGGATGTTCTGCTATTCATGTCTACGCTACGTGAGGATGTCTCAAGCATAAAGGAATCATTTGAAACTCTGGAG GTAGCTTGCACAGAGCTCAGAAGCAATCGTTTGTTCTTGAAGCTATTAGAAGCTGTTCTTAAAACTGGCAACCGCATGAATGATGGAACCTACCGTGGAGGTGCTCAAGCTTTCAAGCTTGACACGCTCTTAAAGTTGTCAGATGTTAAGGGTGCCGATGGGAAGACCACTCTGTTGCATTTTGTTGTTCAAGAGATCATTCGCTCTGAAGGTGTACGTGCTGTACGTTTGGCAAGACAAAGTGGAAACATGTCCTGCCTCACAAATTACAGTCTTAACTCTGATGATTTTGGTGAACATTCTCCTAGAGAATCTGGAGAAGATTACCATGACATTGGCCTTAAGGTTGTTTCTTGTCTGAGCAGTGAGCTTCAGAATGTCAAGAAGGCAGCAGGATTGGATGCTGATGCCATAACAAGTGCAGTGGCAAGCTTTGGGCACAGACTAATGGAGAATAAGGAGTTCCTGAACACTGACATGAAAAGTCTGGAAGAGAATAGTGGGTTTCACCATTCACTGCAGTGCTTCGTGGAGAATGCTGAGGTTGCCATAAATTTCTTGTTGGAAGAAGAACGAAGAATAAGATCCTTGGTGCAGAACACCACAGATTATTTTCAGGGGAATACAGGGAAAGAAGAAGGCTTGCGGTTATTTGTCATTGTGCGAGATTTTCTTGGCATGTTAGATAAGGCATGCAAAGAAATAAGGGAGTCACCAAATAAAGTTTCAAAGACACCAAAAGTTAAGGGCAGTCCAAGGGCAGCTCCTATTCCTGATCCTCGGCAGCTATTATTTCCTGCAATCGTGGATCAACGGGTGGATAGTTCCAGTTCGGATGAAGAGGGACCCTAA
- the LOC135582316 gene encoding formin-like protein 3 isoform X2 — protein sequence MDAKIIGVFIASFSLLCVLVMKGSVGRLGIKRLLLGWGDSKLMGPMLHEDTGSMCVSEVMISLPPDIKHEVIKCLVRKGFHFDISGEYYRLENMYFECLELIHSCHPVLRRHLADMPQNTAPAMSPASGPSPASALSPNTRVEQQTPTPTRSPSYDLAPASSPPPNQQISVLPTNISPSEPSKTNPGVASFLHEEEQKNKIKLIIIAVLISSAGTTLLLACVFCCYQKCCRQNNSSIKERDEGALLHVGLHDLAGSPIKSFGPVVSNHNDKHGDFSGYHCTPAVPSFGLKGASEPKAHLPHPPGGSTLSTINLPAQSPVVPPPPPAAVPPPPAIPPPSAPRPPLPNRKIGARPPPPPPKATHPSQGSSRTTQPSNLGPNHLGSLDGDGDDTAPKTKLKPFFWDKVLANPDQSNVWHQIRSGSFQFDEDMIETLFSYSSAGGKNNGKGKKESPPGETSTQYIQLLDPKKSQNLAISLKALGVKKQEVHDALMEANELPTALLQTLLRMQPTTDEELKLRLYDGDLSLLGPAEQFLKDLVHIPLAYKRMDVLLFMSTLREDVSSIKESFETLEATCTELRSNRLFLKLLEAVLKTGNRMNDGTYRGGAQAFKLDTLLKLSDVKGADGKTTLLHFVVQEIIRSEGVRAVRLARQSGNMSCLTNYSLNSDDFGEHSPRESGEDYHDIGLKVVSCLSSELQNVKKAAGLDADAITSAVASFGHRLMENKEFLNTDMKSLEENSGFHHSLQCFVENAEVAINFLLEEERRIRSLVQNTTDYFQGNTGKEEGLRLFVIVRDFLGMLDKACKEIRESPNKVSKTPKVKGSPRAAPIPDPRQLLFPAIVDQRVDSSSSDEEGP from the exons ATGGATGCGAAAATTATCGGGGTTTTCATTGCTTCTTTTAGTTTGTTGTGTGTTCTGGTGATGAAAGGATCGGTAGGGAGGCTGGGGATAAAGAGATTGCTGTTGGGATGGGGAGATTCTAAGTTGATGGGTCCTATGTTGCACGAAGACACG GGTTCCATGTGTGTTTCTGAAGTCATGATATCTCTACCCCCTGACATAAAACATGAAGTTATCAAATGTCTTGTTAGGAAAGGATTCCACTTTGATATTTCTGGTGAATATTATAGACTGGaaaatatgtattttgagtgttTGGAATTGATACATAGTTGCCATCCTGTTCTAAGAAGACATTTAGCAGATATGCCTCAAAATACTGCACCTGCCATGTCTCCAGCTTCAGGACCTTCTCCTGCTTCAGCTTTGTCACCTAATACAAGGGTTGAACAGCAAACACCCACTCCAACTCGATCACCATCTTATGATCTTGCACCTGCAAGCTCTCCACCTCCCAATCAGCAGATATCAGTTTTGCCCACTAACATTTCTCCATCAGAACCATCCAAAACAAATCCAGGTGTTGCTTCATTTTTACACGAGGAGGAGCAAAAAAACAagattaaattaattattattgctGTGCTGATATCTTCAGCTGGGACAACTCTTCTTCTTGCATGTGTATTCTGTTGTTATCAGAAATGCTGTAGACAAAATAACTCCTCCATAAAGGAAAGGGATGAAGGGGCCCTCTTGCATGTAGGCTTACATGACTTGGCTG GCTCACCAATAAAATCATTTGGACCAGTGGTTTCAAATCATAACGATAAACATGGAGATTTTTCAG GATATCACTGTACTCCAGCTGTTCCATCTTTTGGTCTCAAAGGTGCTTCTGAACCGAAGGCACATCTTCCTCATCCTCCTGGGGGGTCTACTCTTTCAACTATTAACCTTCCTGCACAATCTCCTGTTGTCCCACCTCCACCACCTGCTGCTGTCCCTCCTCCACCTGCTATCCCTCCACCATCTGCTCCACGACCACCATTACCAAACCGAAAGATTGGTGCTcggcctcctccaccaccaccaaaaGCTACTCATCCATCTCAAGGAAGTTCAAGAACTACACAACCATCAAATCTTGGACCCAATCATTTAGGAAGCCTCGATGGAGATGGCGATGACACTGCTCCTAAGACAAAGCTGAAGCCATTCTTTTGGGATAAAGTTCTTGCAAACCCGGATCAGTCCAATGTCTGGCATCAGATTAGATCAGGATCTTTTCA GTTTGATGAAGATATGATAGAAACACTATTTAGCTACAGTTCTGCTGGTGGTAAGAACAATGGCAAAGGGAAGAAGGAATCCCCCCCTGGTGAAACATCTACTCAGTATATTCAGCTTCTTGATCCAAAGAAGTCACAGAATTTGGCAATATCATTAAAGGCTTTGGGTGTCAAAAAACAAGAAGTCCATGATGCACTCATGGAAG CAAATGAGCTTCCTACCGCTCTTCTGCAAACATTGTTGAGAATGCAACCAACAACAGATGAAGAGTTGAAGCTTCGGCTGTATGATGGTGATTTGTCATTACTGGGACCAGCAGAACAATTCCTGAAGGACTTAGTTCATATTCCTCTTGCCTACAAAAGGATGGATGTTCTGCTATTCATGTCTACGCTACGTGAGGATGTCTCAAGCATAAAGGAATCATTTGAAACTCTGGAGGCAA CTTGCACAGAGCTCAGAAGCAATCGTTTGTTCTTGAAGCTATTAGAAGCTGTTCTTAAAACTGGCAACCGCATGAATGATGGAACCTACCGTGGAGGTGCTCAAGCTTTCAAGCTTGACACGCTCTTAAAGTTGTCAGATGTTAAGGGTGCCGATGGGAAGACCACTCTGTTGCATTTTGTTGTTCAAGAGATCATTCGCTCTGAAGGTGTACGTGCTGTACGTTTGGCAAGACAAAGTGGAAACATGTCCTGCCTCACAAATTACAGTCTTAACTCTGATGATTTTGGTGAACATTCTCCTAGAGAATCTGGAGAAGATTACCATGACATTGGCCTTAAGGTTGTTTCTTGTCTGAGCAGTGAGCTTCAGAATGTCAAGAAGGCAGCAGGATTGGATGCTGATGCCATAACAAGTGCAGTGGCAAGCTTTGGGCACAGACTAATGGAGAATAAGGAGTTCCTGAACACTGACATGAAAAGTCTGGAAGAGAATAGTGGGTTTCACCATTCACTGCAGTGCTTCGTGGAGAATGCTGAGGTTGCCATAAATTTCTTGTTGGAAGAAGAACGAAGAATAAGATCCTTGGTGCAGAACACCACAGATTATTTTCAGGGGAATACAGGGAAAGAAGAAGGCTTGCGGTTATTTGTCATTGTGCGAGATTTTCTTGGCATGTTAGATAAGGCATGCAAAGAAATAAGGGAGTCACCAAATAAAGTTTCAAAGACACCAAAAGTTAAGGGCAGTCCAAGGGCAGCTCCTATTCCTGATCCTCGGCAGCTATTATTTCCTGCAATCGTGGATCAACGGGTGGATAGTTCCAGTTCGGATGAAGAGGGACCCTAA
- the LOC135582316 gene encoding formin-like protein 3 isoform X3, with product MDAKIIGVFIASFSLLCVLVMKGSVGRLGIKRLLLGWGDSKLMGPMLHEDTGSMCVSEVMISLPPDIKHEVIKCLVRKGFHFDISGEYYRLENMYFECLELIHSCHPVLRRHLADMPQNTAPAMSPASGPSPASALSPNTRVEQQTPTPTRSPSYDLAPASSPPPNQQISVLPTNISPSEPSKTNPGVASFLHEEEQKNKIKLIIIAVLISSAGTTLLLACVFCCYQKCCRQNNSSIKERDEGALLHVGLHDLAGSPIKSFGPVVSNHNDKHGDFSAVPSFGLKGASEPKAHLPHPPGGSTLSTINLPAQSPVVPPPPPAAVPPPPAIPPPSAPRPPLPNRKIGARPPPPPPKATHPSQGSSRTTQPSNLGPNHLGSLDGDGDDTAPKTKLKPFFWDKVLANPDQSNVWHQIRSGSFQFDEDMIETLFSYSSAGGKNNGKGKKESPPGETSTQYIQLLDPKKSQNLAISLKALGVKKQEVHDALMEANELPTALLQTLLRMQPTTDEELKLRLYDGDLSLLGPAEQFLKDLVHIPLAYKRMDVLLFMSTLREDVSSIKESFETLEVACTELRSNRLFLKLLEAVLKTGNRMNDGTYRGGAQAFKLDTLLKLSDVKGADGKTTLLHFVVQEIIRSEGVRAVRLARQSGNMSCLTNYSLNSDDFGEHSPRESGEDYHDIGLKVVSCLSSELQNVKKAAGLDADAITSAVASFGHRLMENKEFLNTDMKSLEENSGFHHSLQCFVENAEVAINFLLEEERRIRSLVQNTTDYFQGNTGKEEGLRLFVIVRDFLGMLDKACKEIRESPNKVSKTPKVKGSPRAAPIPDPRQLLFPAIVDQRVDSSSSDEEGP from the exons ATGGATGCGAAAATTATCGGGGTTTTCATTGCTTCTTTTAGTTTGTTGTGTGTTCTGGTGATGAAAGGATCGGTAGGGAGGCTGGGGATAAAGAGATTGCTGTTGGGATGGGGAGATTCTAAGTTGATGGGTCCTATGTTGCACGAAGACACG GGTTCCATGTGTGTTTCTGAAGTCATGATATCTCTACCCCCTGACATAAAACATGAAGTTATCAAATGTCTTGTTAGGAAAGGATTCCACTTTGATATTTCTGGTGAATATTATAGACTGGaaaatatgtattttgagtgttTGGAATTGATACATAGTTGCCATCCTGTTCTAAGAAGACATTTAGCAGATATGCCTCAAAATACTGCACCTGCCATGTCTCCAGCTTCAGGACCTTCTCCTGCTTCAGCTTTGTCACCTAATACAAGGGTTGAACAGCAAACACCCACTCCAACTCGATCACCATCTTATGATCTTGCACCTGCAAGCTCTCCACCTCCCAATCAGCAGATATCAGTTTTGCCCACTAACATTTCTCCATCAGAACCATCCAAAACAAATCCAGGTGTTGCTTCATTTTTACACGAGGAGGAGCAAAAAAACAagattaaattaattattattgctGTGCTGATATCTTCAGCTGGGACAACTCTTCTTCTTGCATGTGTATTCTGTTGTTATCAGAAATGCTGTAGACAAAATAACTCCTCCATAAAGGAAAGGGATGAAGGGGCCCTCTTGCATGTAGGCTTACATGACTTGGCTG GCTCACCAATAAAATCATTTGGACCAGTGGTTTCAAATCATAACGATAAACATGGAGATTTTTCAG CTGTTCCATCTTTTGGTCTCAAAGGTGCTTCTGAACCGAAGGCACATCTTCCTCATCCTCCTGGGGGGTCTACTCTTTCAACTATTAACCTTCCTGCACAATCTCCTGTTGTCCCACCTCCACCACCTGCTGCTGTCCCTCCTCCACCTGCTATCCCTCCACCATCTGCTCCACGACCACCATTACCAAACCGAAAGATTGGTGCTcggcctcctccaccaccaccaaaaGCTACTCATCCATCTCAAGGAAGTTCAAGAACTACACAACCATCAAATCTTGGACCCAATCATTTAGGAAGCCTCGATGGAGATGGCGATGACACTGCTCCTAAGACAAAGCTGAAGCCATTCTTTTGGGATAAAGTTCTTGCAAACCCGGATCAGTCCAATGTCTGGCATCAGATTAGATCAGGATCTTTTCA GTTTGATGAAGATATGATAGAAACACTATTTAGCTACAGTTCTGCTGGTGGTAAGAACAATGGCAAAGGGAAGAAGGAATCCCCCCCTGGTGAAACATCTACTCAGTATATTCAGCTTCTTGATCCAAAGAAGTCACAGAATTTGGCAATATCATTAAAGGCTTTGGGTGTCAAAAAACAAGAAGTCCATGATGCACTCATGGAAG CAAATGAGCTTCCTACCGCTCTTCTGCAAACATTGTTGAGAATGCAACCAACAACAGATGAAGAGTTGAAGCTTCGGCTGTATGATGGTGATTTGTCATTACTGGGACCAGCAGAACAATTCCTGAAGGACTTAGTTCATATTCCTCTTGCCTACAAAAGGATGGATGTTCTGCTATTCATGTCTACGCTACGTGAGGATGTCTCAAGCATAAAGGAATCATTTGAAACTCTGGAG GTAGCTTGCACAGAGCTCAGAAGCAATCGTTTGTTCTTGAAGCTATTAGAAGCTGTTCTTAAAACTGGCAACCGCATGAATGATGGAACCTACCGTGGAGGTGCTCAAGCTTTCAAGCTTGACACGCTCTTAAAGTTGTCAGATGTTAAGGGTGCCGATGGGAAGACCACTCTGTTGCATTTTGTTGTTCAAGAGATCATTCGCTCTGAAGGTGTACGTGCTGTACGTTTGGCAAGACAAAGTGGAAACATGTCCTGCCTCACAAATTACAGTCTTAACTCTGATGATTTTGGTGAACATTCTCCTAGAGAATCTGGAGAAGATTACCATGACATTGGCCTTAAGGTTGTTTCTTGTCTGAGCAGTGAGCTTCAGAATGTCAAGAAGGCAGCAGGATTGGATGCTGATGCCATAACAAGTGCAGTGGCAAGCTTTGGGCACAGACTAATGGAGAATAAGGAGTTCCTGAACACTGACATGAAAAGTCTGGAAGAGAATAGTGGGTTTCACCATTCACTGCAGTGCTTCGTGGAGAATGCTGAGGTTGCCATAAATTTCTTGTTGGAAGAAGAACGAAGAATAAGATCCTTGGTGCAGAACACCACAGATTATTTTCAGGGGAATACAGGGAAAGAAGAAGGCTTGCGGTTATTTGTCATTGTGCGAGATTTTCTTGGCATGTTAGATAAGGCATGCAAAGAAATAAGGGAGTCACCAAATAAAGTTTCAAAGACACCAAAAGTTAAGGGCAGTCCAAGGGCAGCTCCTATTCCTGATCCTCGGCAGCTATTATTTCCTGCAATCGTGGATCAACGGGTGGATAGTTCCAGTTCGGATGAAGAGGGACCCTAA
- the LOC135644657 gene encoding probable histone H2A.2 — protein MAGRGKAIGSAAAKKSVSRSSKAGLQFPVGRIARFLKAGKYAERVGAGAPVYLAAVLEYLAAEVLELAGNAARDNKKTRIVPRHIQLAVRNDEELSKLLGEVTIASGGVMPNIHNLLLPKKAGSGSSKAATGDDDN, from the exons ATGGCGGGAAGAGGGAAGGCGATCGGCTCCGCCGCAGCGAAAAAGTCCGTGTCGAGGAGCAGCAAGGCGGGGCTTCAGTTCCCTGTCGGTAGGATCGCCCGCTTCCTCAAGGCCGGCAAGTACGCTGAGCGCGTCGGCGCTGGCGCCCCCGTCTACCTCGCAGCCGTCCTCGAGTACCTCGCCGCCGAG GTTTTGGAGCTCGCTGGGAACGCGGCGAGGGACAACAAGAAGACCAGGATCGTCCCCAGGCACATCCAGCTCGCGGTGAGGAACGACGAGGAGCTGTCCAAGCTACTGGGGGAGGTCACCATTGCGAGCGGCGGTGTGATGCCCAACATCCACAACCTCCTCCTCCCCAAGAAGGCCGGCTCTGGCTCCTCCAAGGCTGCAACTGGAGACGATGACAACTGA